In Mercurialis annua linkage group LG6, ddMerAnnu1.2, whole genome shotgun sequence, the following are encoded in one genomic region:
- the LOC126685712 gene encoding non-specific lipid-transfer protein 2-like, with translation MKASSSYVAVCTLLVLLLAEAQVTMAAVPCNPTQLSSCVNAITSNTKPSALCCSKIKEQKPCLCTYLKNPNLGKFINTPNARRVASTCGTPYPKC, from the coding sequence ATGAAGGCATCATCATCATATGTAGCAGTTTGCACTCTTTTGGTGCTACTCTTAGCTGAAGCACAAGTGACAATGGCTGCAGTACCATGTAACCCTACCCAACTGAGTTCTTGTGTGAATGCAATCACATCAAATACTAAACCATCAGCACTCTGTTGCAGCAAGATCAAAGAACAAAAACCTTGTCTTTGCACTTACCTAAAGAATCCAAATCTTGGTAAGTTTATCAATACTCCAAATGCTAGGAGAGTTGCTAGCACTTGTGGAACTCCTTATCCCAAGTGCTAA
- the LOC126688042 gene encoding kinesin-like protein NACK1 has translation MTVRTPGTPASKIDRTPATTPGGPRSKEEKIVVTVRLRPLNKKEQLAKDQVAWECVDDHTIVYKPPTQDRTAQWTPFTFDKVFGPNSQTESVYEDGVKNVALSALNGINATIFAYGQTSSGKTYTMRGITEKAVYDIYKHIMNTPQRDFTIKISGLEIYNENVKDLLNSESGRNLKLLDDPEKGTVVEKLVEETATNDQHLRHLISICEAQRQVGETALNDTSSRSHQIIRLTIESTLRENSDCVRSFVASLNFVDLAGSERASQTNAEGARLREGCHINLSLMTLTTVIRKLSVGKRSGHIPYRDSKLTRILQHSLGGNARTAIICTLSPALCHVEQSRNTLYFATRAKEVTNNAQVNMVVSDKQLVKHLQKEVARLEAVLRTPDPSKEKDLIIQQMEREIEELRIQRDLAKSQVDELQRKLQVDESPSRLSVKKCLSYKDISISDKGRKTMLRQSMRQSSTAPFTLVHEIRKLEHLQEQLGEEANRALEVLQKEVACHRLGNQDAAETIAKLQEEIREMRSIQPLLKEIEIGNVIAPNKSVSANLKDEITRLHSQGSTIANLEEQLENVQKSIDKLVMSLPSNGLQSNCEAPYKAKNQQKKKKTLPLTSSNGANRQNFIRSPCSPLSTSRQVLENETENRAPENENVMSNEIQTESEKETPTKSEECGDVSSKEGTPGTPGYRRSSSVNMKKMQKMFQNAAEENVRSIRAYVTELKERVAKLQYQKQLLVCQVLELEANEAAGQNLEDEEEFIEPETQVPWQITFKDQRQQIIELWDVCLVSIIHRTQFYLLFKGDVADQIYMEVELRRLTWLQQHLAEVGNTSPAPSRVGDEPTISLSSSVRALRREREFLAKRLTSRLSVEERDVLYMKWDVPLEGKQRKLQFVNKLWTNPHDSRHVQESAEIVAKLVGFCEGGNMSKEMFELNIALPTDKRPWIMGWNPISNLLHL, from the exons ATGACAGTAAGAACACCTGGAACTCCAGCTTCTAAGATTGACAGGACACCAGCAACAACTCCGGGAGGTCCTAGATCGAAGGAAGAGAAGATTGTCGTTACTGTCCGATTAAGACCTCTAAACAAAAAAGAGCAGTTAGCCAAGGACCAAGTAGCTTGGGAGTGTGTTGATGACCACACCATTGTTTATAAGCCACCAACTCAGGACCGCACAGCTCAATGGACCCCTTTCACATTTG ATAAAGTTTTTGGCCCCAATTCTCAAACTGAATCTGTGTATGAGGATGGTGTGAAGAATGTTGCTTTATCTGCTTTGAACGGGATAAATG CAACCATATTTGCATATGGGCAAACTAGCAGCGGGAAGACGTATACAATGAGAGGAATAACAGAGAAAGCTGTATATGACATCTATAAGCATATAATGAAT ACCCCACAAAGAGATTTCACAATTAAGATTTCTGGACTGGAAATCTATAATGAAAATGTCAAGGACCTGCTAAACTCAGAATCAGGTCGAAATCTCAAGCTTCTAGATGATCCAGAG AAAGGTACAGTAGTTGAGAAGTTGGTAGAAGAAACAGCAACTAATGATCAGCATTTGAGGCATCTGATAAGTATTTGTGAAG CCCAAAGGCAAGTTGGTGAAACAGCTCTTAATGATACTAGCTCACGGTCACATCAAATCATAAGGCTG ACTATTGAAAGCACTCTCCGTGAAAATTCAGATTGTGTTAGATCTTTCGTAGCAAGCCTG AATTTTGTTGACTTGGCTGGAAGTGAAAGAGCTTCACAGACAAATGCAGAGGGGGCCAGGCTCAGGGAAGGATGCCATATCAATCTTAGTCTGATGACTCTGACAACTGTAATAAGAAAGCTCAG TGTTGGGAAAAGAAGCGGTCATATACCCTACAGAGACTCAAAACTTACTCGCATATTGCAGCACTCACTCGGTGGGAATGCACGTACTGCCATCATATGTACTCTAAGTCCTGCACTTTGCCATGTTGAACAATCCCGAAACACTCTCTACTTTGCCACAAGAGCAAAGGAAGTCACTAACAATGCTCAAGTCAACATG GTCGTCTCCGATAAGCAGCTGGTTAAACATCTGCAGAAGGAAGTAGCCAGACTGGAAGCAGTGCTGAGGACCCCTGACCCTTCAAAGGAAAAAGACTTGATAATTCAGCAG ATGGAGAGAGAAATTGAAGAGCTTAGAATCCAGAGAGATCTTGCAAAGTCTCAAGTGGATGAGCTACAAAGAAAACTTCAAGTGGATGAATCACCATCGCGGCTATCTGTGAAGAAGTGCCTCTCTTATAAGGACATAAGCATCAGTGACAAAGGAAGGAAAACTATGTTAAGGCAGTCTATGAGGCAGTCATCGACTGCACCTTTTACTCTAGTGCATGAAATTCGGAAACTCGAACATCTTCAAGAGCAACTTGGGGAAGAAGCCAATCGAGCACTAGAGGTATTACAAAAGGAGGTTGCTTGTCATAGACTAGGTAACCAAGATGCGGCAGAGACCATTGCTAAGCTGCAAGAAGAAATAAGGGAAATGCGATCTATTCAACCTCTTCTGAAAGAAATAGAAATTGGGAATGTTATCGCCCCTAACAAGAGTGTCAGTGCCAATCTCAAAGATGAGATAACAAGACTTCATTCGCAAGGCAGCACTATTGCAAATCTGGAAGAGCAGTTGGAAAATGTTCAGAAATCTATAGACAAATTGGTAATGTCGCTTCCAAGCAATGGCTTGCAGTCAAACTGTGAAGCACCTTACAAAGCTAAAAATCagcagaaaaagaaaaagacacTTCCTTTGACTTCAAGTAATGGTGCAAACCGACAAAATTTTATAAGGTCTCCATGCTCGCCATTATCAACGTCTCGGCAAGTTTTGGAAAATGAGACTGAGAATAGAGCACCAGAGAATGAAAATGTAATGTCCAATGAGATCCAGACAGAGTCTGAGAAAGAGACTCCTACAAAGAGTGAAGAATGTGGAGATGTTTCATCAAAAGAAGGAACTCCAGGAACTCCTGGCTACCGACGTTCTAGTTCAGTCAATATGAAGAAAATGCAGAAGATGTTCCAGAATGCAGCAGAGGAGAATGTAAGAAGCATAAGAGCTTACGTGACGGAACTGAAGGAACGTGTTGCCAAACTGCAATACCAAAAGCAGCTACTTGTTTGCCAG GTTCTTGAGCTGGAAGCAAATGAAGCAGCTGGACAAAATCTCGAGGATGAGGAAGAGTTTATCGAACCAGAGACACAAGTTCCCTGGCAAATAACGTTTAAGGATCAAAGGCAGCAGATCATTGAATTGTGGGATGTGTGCCTTGTGTCCATCATTCACAGGACACAGTTTTATTTGTTATTCAAGGGGGACGTTGCTGATCAAATATACATGGAAGTTGAGCTTAGGCGCTTGACTTGGTTGCAGCAGCATTTGGCAGAAGTCGGCAACACAAGCCCTGCTCCTTCTCGTGTTGGAGACGAGCCTACAATTTCCCTGTCATCAAG TGTAAGGGCGCTGAGACGTGAAAGGGAATTTTTGGCGAAACGATTGACTTCACGGTTAAGTGTGGAAGAGAGAGATGTGTTGTACATGAAATGGGATGTTCCACTGGAAGGTAAGCAGAGGAAGCTGCAGTTTGTGAACAAATTATGGACGAACCCTCACGACTCGAGACATGTACAAGAGAGTGCAGAGATTGTGGCAAAGCTTGTAGGATTCTGTGAAGGAGGTAACATGTCAAAAGAGATGTTTGAGCTCAATATTGCACTACCTACAGATAAGAGACCATGGATCATGGGGTGGAATCCTATTTCAAACCTTCTTCATTTGTGA
- the LOC126686371 gene encoding zinc finger BED domain-containing protein RICESLEEPER 1-like translates to MVVTAHFVDANCNLQKRTLSFCDVPPPHTGVNICDALHKCLIEWEIEDKVWSVTVDNAAYNDVAIRMLKENLSYKNQLPIDGKLFHVRCCAHILNLLVHDGMSEIGNIIKDVRDSVKHIVNVESRLITFGEIVKQLKLSSKQLILDCCTRWNATYFMLSAALEFKDVFPRYQRRDPIYYSLPSDEDWAKIQEVCSFLEEFNEVTNIISGSEYPTSNLFLYELYNIKKLLDDKYNTEGGFMKAMVGKMKDKFDKYWGDCNLLISMGAVMDPRNKMKIIDYCFPLVYSRDDCIKHVAIIKESLNKLYNEYLETYRHNTIKVVETRRDCSSTTTIGKGKNRGREKFYNYVRSVETVNERIKSELDIYFEEGCHMWDDESNFDVLGWWKMNSLKYKVLSKMVCDLLSIPITSVASESAFSAGGRVIDQYRASLGTDAVQVLL, encoded by the exons ATGGTTGTCACAGCCCATTTTGTTGATGCTAATTGTAATTTACAAAAACGTACTTTGAGTTTTTGTGATGTTCCTCCTCCTCACACCGGAGTCAATATATGTGATGCATTGCACAAGTGTTTAATTGAATGGGAAATTGAAGACAAGGTGTGGTCGGTGACCGTTGACAATGCTGCCTACAATGATGTTGCTATTCGGATGTTGAAGGAAAACCTTTCCTACAAGAATCAACTTCCCATAGATGGCAAGTTATTTCATGTAAGATGTTGTGCTCATATTCTTAATCTCCTTGTGCATGATGGAATGTCGGAGATCGGAAACATAATTAAGGATGTCCGCGATAGTGTGAAGCATATTGTTAATGTAGAAAGTCGTCTCATCACTTTTGGAGAAATTGTGAAGCAACTCAAGTTATCTTCTAAGCAACTCATTCTTGATTGTTGCACAAGGTGGAATGCTACTTATTTTATGCTGTCTGCGGCTTTGGAGTTCAAAGATGTATTTCCTCGGTATCAACGAAGAGATCCAATATACTATTCCTTGCCGAGTGATGAAGATTGGGCAAAAATTCAAGAAGTTTGCTCTTTTTTGGAAGAGTTCAATGAAGTCACTAATATAATTTCAG gATCTGAATATCCAACATCAAATCTTTTTCTTTATGAactttataatatcaaaaaattgTTGGATGATAAATACAATACCGAAGGGGGTTTCATGAAAGCAATGGTTGGAAAAATGAAggataaatttgataaatattggGGTGATTGCAATTTGCTTATTTCTATGGGTGCTGTGATGGATCCTAGAAATAAGATGAAAATAATTGATTATTGCTTTCCCCTTGTTTATTCTCGAGATGATTGTATAAAACATGTTGCTATTATTAAGGAGTCTTTGAATAAACTTTATAATGAGTATCTTGAGACTTATCGACACAATACTATTAAAGTGGTGGAAACTAGGAGAGATTGTAGTAGTACGACTACAATTGGGAAAGGAAAAAATAGAGGGAGagaaaaattttataattatgtaaGAAGTGTTGAGACAGTGAATGAGCGAATTAAGTCTGAATTGGATATTTATTTTGAAGAAGGTTGTCATATGTGGGATGATGAATCAAATTTTGATGTGTTGGGATGGTGGAAGATGAATAGTTTGAAATATAAAGTGTTGTCAAAGATGGTATGTGATTTGTTGTCTATTCCGATAACATCTGTTGCTTCAGAGTCGGCTTTTAGTGCCGGAGGTCGAGTGATCGATCAGTATCGAGCTTCATTAGGAACTGATGCAGTTCAGGTGCTACTATGA